The genomic region GAAATCAAATATGTATTTAAATCATCAGCTGCTATCATCATTGCTTCAAGCCGTCTTAAATACTTATCTGTTCTCCATTCTCTTGCCAGCTCAACAGATGCTCTTGTAAGATTTCCGCTGTATTGCTCAAGTTTTGCTTCAAGCCTTTCTGTTAAAGTAAAGGCATCTGCGGTTGCTCCTGCAAAACCCACAATAATTTTATCGTTGTATATTCTTCTTACTTTTTTTGCATTTTTTTTTATTGCAGAATTTCCCAAAGTTACCTGACCGTCTCCTGCAACAACAACCTTATTATCTTTTCTTATACTTAAAATTGTAGTTCCCTTAAATTTATCCATCTTACAAACTCCTAACTTCCCTAATTCCTTGGGTGTGATTTGTCGTAAACTTCCATTAATCTATCCATGGTGACATGGGTGTACTTTTGTGTGGTTGAAAGGCTTTTATGATTTAAAAACTCCTGAATAAATCTTAAATCAGCCCCGTTATCAAGCATATGGGTTGCAAAACTATGCCTTATTTTATGGGGAGAGGTTTTAAAATGAAGCCCGGCTTTTAATATAAGTGCATCAAGAATTCTTGCAATGGATCTTGCTCTTATTCTTGTTTTAAATCTGTTTAAAAAAAGAGCTCCTTCAAGTTTTTTATTAATTTCCATTTCAACAAGCTCAATATAGTCTTTAACAAATTTTAAAGCCTTTGAAGAACAAGGAATTATTCTTTCCTTTCTTCCTTTTCCAAAAACTTTTATAAATCCAGAATCAAAAATATCATCAACATTTAAACCAACAAGCTCAGACACCCTTATTCCTGTTGAATACATCAATTCAAAAACAGCCTTATTTCTTGCATCAAGCCAGGTTTTTACAGAAATAGAATCAAGAAAATAAAACATATCGTCAATTCCAATAAAAGAAGGAATTGTTTGCGGAAGCTTTGGAAGGCTTATCCCTGTACATGGATTTTTCTTTACCAGATCTATTTTAAGAAGATAATTGTAAAAAGAAGCAAGAGAAGCAATTTTTCTTCTAATTGAAGAAGGCTTATATTTTTTTGAATGGAGAAAATAAAGGTAATTCCTAACCTGATCCTTTTCTATATCTTCAGGATTTAACTGACTGAAATTATTTTTAATATAGAAATAAAAGTCTTTTAAATCCCTGTGATATCCTGTGATTGTATGGGCACTTGAATTCTTTTCCGTTTCAAGAAAAGACAAAAATTTTAAAACAAGTTGATTCCATTCCTGATTTTCCATTTTAATCAACCAAAAAGGTTTGAAATTTCAGACCAGGATTTTACTTCAATAAAATCATTTGGAAGTCTGTTCCAGGGCTGTACAAAAACAATGGGCTCAAATCCTTCTTCCTTTAAATGGAAACAGGTTTCTATCCTGTCTTCGATAAGGTGTTTTTTATTAAAATCATGCAAAGCCTTTGTTTTTGAATTGAAATCTCCGGTTGCAACAACCTCAAATTTTTTTTCATTAATGTTAAGATAGTGGTTAACCCAGAGTTCAACAGGTTTTTTTTCAGGTCTTGCTGTTATAATTAAAAGTTTTTCCCCTGATTCAACAAAATTTGTTAAAACATCAACAGCACCTTTAATGGGCTTTAGAAACTTATAACAATCCTCACTGATTATTTTAAATCCTATGTCCATTAAAACCTCATCTGAAACATCAAGGCATTTTCTAAGATCATAATTGGTAATATCTGAAATTGAAATATCCCCTCTATCATAGTCTTTTTTTAAAAGAGACACAAAAAGTGTCATTGTATCAGCTATTACTCCGTCAAAATCAAAGGCAATTTCTTCCCTGTCTATTTTAATTTTCACTTTTTTCCCTAAAAACTTTATTAAATGGTTAAATAAAACAAAACTTATTCACATAAACCTGGAGTGTCAATTAAATATATCTTAATTTAATATTGACTGAATTTTAAATTAACAGATAATAATTATAAATTGATCTGTTCATTTAAGAAGTTAATCCTTAAAAAATAAATTACAAATTATAAAAGCAATGGAGAAATTATGCTTATTCCAGTAATTCTAGCCGGTGGTTCAGGTACAAGGCTCTGGCCTCTTTCAAGAAGACTGTATCCAAAACAGCTAATTGAACTTACATCTACAAAAACCATGCTTCAGGAAACAATTTTAAGGCTGGAAAACATAGAAAATCTTTCAGACCCTATAATAATCTGCAATGAAGACCATAGATTTATGGTTGCAGAACAATTAAGGCAGATCAATATAAACAATCCTTCAATAATTTTAGAGCCAATTGCCAAAAACACAGCTCCTGCAATAGCGGTTTCAGCAGTAAAAGCACTTGAACTTGACTTGGACCCCACTTTAATTGTTCTTCCAGCTGATCATTATATAGGAGATATGGAAACCTTTAAAGAAAGTATTAAAACCGGATATGAGGCTGCAGAAAAAAATCTTGTAATAACATTTGGAATTGTTCCTTCCTCTCCTGAAACAGGTTATGGATATATTAAAAAAGGATCTTCAGTATCAGGGGCTGTTTCCATGGTTGATAAATTTGTTGAAAAACCTGACCTTGAAACTGCAAAAAAATATCTTGAATCAGGTAAGTATTTATGGAACAGCGGAATGTTTATTTTCAAAGCAAAAACAATTATTGAAGAATTTGAAAAAAACTCTCCTGAAATTTTAAAATGTGCAAAAGCCGCTGTTAAAAAAGGGCAGACAGATCTTGACTTTATGAGGCTTGATAAGGAAAGCTTCAGCCTTTCACCTGAAGATTCAATAGATTATGCAATAATGGAAAAAACAACCCGGGCTGCTGTAATTCCAATTTCATGCCAATGGAATGATCTTGGGTCTTTTGAAGCTTTATGGCAGACAAAAGAAAAAGATGAAAACAACAATGTCACTTCAGGAGATGTTTATCTTTCAGATGTAAAAAACTCTTATCTTCATTCCACCTCAAGAATTGTTGCAGCTGTTGGAGTTGAAAATCATGTTATAATTGAAACCTCAGATGCTGTTCTTGTTGCATCAAGGGATAAGGTTCAGGATGTTAAAAAAATAGTTGACCAGCTTAAAAAAGACAAAAGAGATGAACCTGATATTCACAAAACAGTTTACAGACCCTGGGGAAATTACGAAACAATTGATATTTCAGAAAGATTTCAGGTTAAAAGACTTACAGTAAAACCCGGAGAAAAACTTTCAGCACAAAAACATCACCATAGAGCAGAACACTGGGTTGTGGTGAAAGGAACTGCTGTTGTTACAAGGGGAGAAGATGAAATTCTTTTAAAAGAAGATGAGTCAATTTATATTCCACTTGGAACTTTGCACAGACTTTATAATCCAGGTAAAATTCCCCTTGAAATAGTTGAAGTTCAATCTGGAAGCTATCTTGGGGAAGACGATATTGTAAGATTTGATGATATTTACGGAAGATCACCCAAATAAAATTATTTAATAAATTTAAGGGATAAATTTTATCCCTTAAACCAAAGCAGGTTCCAATTATTATTTATTGGTTTTTCTTAATATAATCAGCGTAAAATGAGCCAATAAATTCCTGTCCACAATTATTTGGATGAATATCTATTGCCAAATTATCATAATAAATTCCACCCCTGGGATCAAAATCAGGCTGATTTATAAGACTTTCAATAAAAAAAGAGGATTTAAAATCAAATTTTTTGGCAATTTCTGAGATTTTATGGCTTAGATAAAGAGCTCTTTTTTGTTCTATTCCGCCTTGTTCAAAAGGAGGAAAACCACACCAAATAAGATTTAAGCCCATTTTATGAAGTTTTTCAAAAAGAATAAAATACTGGTCAAAAAAATCAGCTTCACCCATTGAATAAGGATATCTTAAAATCCCGTTTTCATCAAAGTGGTTTGCTCCCACGCACAAAAACAAAATATCTGGAAAATATTTATTAAAAAGACTGGCTGATAATTTTATCAAATCAAAAACACCTGCTCCTGGAAATCCCAGGGGATTTTCTCGTCCCTTGAAAACAGGTTTTATTCCTGATTGTTTTTCAAAAACCCTGAAACACCTTGATTCATAATCTGT from Desulforegulaceae bacterium harbors:
- a CDS encoding HAD hydrolase-like protein; translation: MKIKIDREEIAFDFDGVIADTMTLFVSLLKKDYDRGDISISDITNYDLRKCLDVSDEVLMDIGFKIISEDCYKFLKPIKGAVDVLTNFVESGEKLLIITARPEKKPVELWVNHYLNINEKKFEVVATGDFNSKTKALHDFNKKHLIEDRIETCFHLKEEGFEPIVFVQPWNRLPNDFIEVKSWSEISNLFG
- a CDS encoding mannose-1-phosphate guanylyltransferase/mannose-6-phosphate isomerase; the encoded protein is MLIPVILAGGSGTRLWPLSRRLYPKQLIELTSTKTMLQETILRLENIENLSDPIIICNEDHRFMVAEQLRQININNPSIILEPIAKNTAPAIAVSAVKALELDLDPTLIVLPADHYIGDMETFKESIKTGYEAAEKNLVITFGIVPSSPETGYGYIKKGSSVSGAVSMVDKFVEKPDLETAKKYLESGKYLWNSGMFIFKAKTIIEEFEKNSPEILKCAKAAVKKGQTDLDFMRLDKESFSLSPEDSIDYAIMEKTTRAAVIPISCQWNDLGSFEALWQTKEKDENNNVTSGDVYLSDVKNSYLHSTSRIVAAVGVENHVIIETSDAVLVASRDKVQDVKKIVDQLKKDKRDEPDIHKTVYRPWGNYETIDISERFQVKRLTVKPGEKLSAQKHHHRAEHWVVVKGTAVVTRGEDEILLKEDESIYIPLGTLHRLYNPGKIPLEIVEVQSGSYLGEDDIVRFDDIYGRSPK
- a CDS encoding SGNH/GDSL hydrolase family protein gives rise to the protein MVNKDLSSGFFGDSIFYGYQTDYESRCFRVFEKQSGIKPVFKGRENPLGFPGAGVFDLIKLSASLFNKYFPDILFLCVGANHFDENGILRYPYSMGEADFFDQYFILFEKLHKMGLNLIWCGFPPFEQGGIEQKRALYLSHKISEIAKKFDFKSSFFIESLINQPDFDPRGGIYYDNLAIDIHPNNCGQEFIGSFYADYIKKNQ
- a CDS encoding tyrosine-type recombinase/integrase; the encoded protein is MENQEWNQLVLKFLSFLETEKNSSAHTITGYHRDLKDFYFYIKNNFSQLNPEDIEKDQVRNYLYFLHSKKYKPSSIRRKIASLASFYNYLLKIDLVKKNPCTGISLPKLPQTIPSFIGIDDMFYFLDSISVKTWLDARNKAVFELMYSTGIRVSELVGLNVDDIFDSGFIKVFGKGRKERIIPCSSKALKFVKDYIELVEMEINKKLEGALFLNRFKTRIRARSIARILDALILKAGLHFKTSPHKIRHSFATHMLDNGADLRFIQEFLNHKSLSTTQKYTHVTMDRLMEVYDKSHPRN
- the hslV gene encoding ATP-dependent protease subunit HslV, encoding MDKFKGTTILSIRKDNKVVVAGDGQVTLGNSAIKKNAKKVRRIYNDKIIVGFAGATADAFTLTERLEAKLEQYSGNLTRASVELAREWRTDKYLRRLEAMMIAADDLNTYLISGTGDVIEPDDGVISIGSGSISAQSAAIALFRNTKMDIEDIVLSAMKIAAETCIYTNTNFTIEKIEKK